In Planococcus citri chromosome 4, ihPlaCitr1.1, whole genome shotgun sequence, the genomic window TGTACACATAGGTAGGGTAAATAAGTAAGTCTACAAACTATCGCGTATTCGTTTTGAAGTTTATGGAGGGTTAACTCGTCTTCTTAGTTGTTTAACATTTTACGCGTGTTCGTTGCCTGTACCTACCTTACCTTCCGAGAATGATTAGAATAACTGAGTATACGGATTAGAAATGCATGAAGAATACGATCGATGAAGTGAATGGTTTGAATATGCAATTGTGTGTATAATTAATTTATCGAGAATCATACCAGGATAATAGCATCGGTGATTCGATGAAATAGTAATAAGTTAGACCGAACGATTTAGACCTATATTTCATTCGATAAATGAAATGTCTTTAATGAACCGTATCTGTTTTCATTCTCATCTAACTTTAAACTACGCTTAGAAACAGAAACCAATCAAAGTAAAATCTTACCGAAGGACACTtggatgatttcaaaattttcatcacgtttCGATATCAACGACGAACATGTCTGAATCCAAATTAATCTGAATTGAGTAGTTGTgtggttgaatatttttttattttttgatgagattttaTCATACGTTttgaatggggaaaaaaatagaTGAGTTGAGTAGACGATACTGGCATTTGAGATTAAACTTTACCTACTTTTTAGCAGCCTATTTTGttctatcgaaaaaaaaaggaaagaatacAAATTTGTTtgccagaaattttttctttcaacagtTTCAACTCATAttggtttattgaaaaaaaaaaactgatttgttACTGTTAGTCTTCTGAACTcacatgaaatgaaattgatctGTATCTTCgtcgtagtaattttttctcatcaaattaattgaaatgaaGGCTCGTTCATTTATAACTTGAAAAAGATAAATGAAATATATACATACTACGTAGTAtatacgttttatttttttttttttttattcttttttgtttgcttGAAATGCTCGACATAATCGTATAATTgatcaatattcaattttcacgacttttcattgaaaattctcaactaaggagtgaatttttgaagattaccATGAGATTACCTATTATTCAATCAATAGTttgttttcgaatttaaaattcaattacatCAGAATTGAGATATTATAGAAAATGGTACCGAAGTCCAAAATCCAAatccaaaccaaaccaaactgAAACTAATAACTACGTCGTTTCTCgtcaaacttgaaattattctgCATCAGGCATCAGCCATCAgtgatgataaataaaatggaaaatcattttaaaaatgattttaaaagatgaaaagaaaaatatcatCATTCTACTTAGTACTTTTCCTTgcatttgtttcaaatttataatttatttttatttttttaaattacaaatttaaagtcaaaattgtaaattcgtTGTAATTACAGTACAAATTACGAAATTACCTTACGAAACTTGTCGTACCAGTTAATGCGATAAGCTAAAAAACAATTTCCGAGAAAAATGGCGCGCTTTTTGTTCAAGATTTTTATCACCAAAAAGAAAacattgcaacatttttgagtCATCAATTTTCTGGAATTCTTAGAATTCTAATcgaatttctagtaattttattgtaaaataaCAGGAAGGGGTTATCACAACTCGTGGTAATGTGCATTTGTACCAGCGAGCAATATTCAAATTCCTATTTCAAGTTCAACGTTCTTTCTATACGAGCATCATTCTGTgttatcaaattgtcgagatgAAAATGAAGTGCGTTGTTCATGTTGAAGTTATACAACACTcgaataggtaattaatttttaatatagtTATTTGAGAAGTTTACTTTCGTTATAAGAATGTTTATACAACCTTGTTATaatctcaattttcatattgaagTAATGTGGAAGCTAAAGATCTGGAGTGTTTGGTGGACCAAGAACTGCAAGACCTCGGTTCAGTACGTCCTGGCCAATCCATGACTTCCGTCCAATTCACCTCAGATATACTCAAGAAGAACATAATCAGTGTAAAGATTAGTGAAAGTTCCGAATTAGCTCATAATTATAATTTGGTAAGAATAAACTACTTATCAAGATATGTTCGTATCAAATTCGAACCACAATTATTATTCATGTAACGTTCGATCGTTTCAGGATCCAGAAAATCTAACGAATTTATCGCTAGACAAAGTTAGTTTACAATTTCACACGTATCGtttggaagaagaagaaatacaaAGTGAACAATTGAATATATCCAGCGATGGCGATAATGAAACAATCTCAGCTGCGAATTACTGCCTCTTACCTCATGTTTCATTTCATGGCATTTGGGAGAATTTAATATACGACAATAATATCAAAGAAAACGTGAGTATATTTCAATCGATCAACATAATGTtaatttattcgtaattttaaagTGTCCCTATGTTGTTTTAGTTGTTAGATTATGCCAGCACGTCGATGATATTCTCTCAATATAAAGTAAACACGAATGTAATCTCGTGGAATCGTGTTATATTACTGTATGGTCCACCAGGAACGGGGAAAACATCTTTGTGTAAAGGATTAGCTCAAAAATTATCCATCcgattgaagaaaaattacaagataGCTGAATTCATCGAAATAAATAGCCATAGTTTATTTTCTAAATATTATTCGGAGgtaatacttcatttttttacattttcttttcatttcgttCTAATTGACTGTGGTATTGTTCCTTTCAGAGTGGAAAATTAGTGATGcagatgttttcaaaaatcaaagaacATTTAGAATACGGCGAATCTTTGGTGTGTGTTTTAATCGACGAAATAGAAAGTTTAACTCATGCTAGAAATGCTTGTATGAACGGTGCCGAACCTTCGGATTCGATTCGTGTAGTAAACGCTATTCTAACGCAGCTAGATCAGATACGAAGGTGAAattctattcatttttattattcgagCGAAAAACAGCGTTTTATAATCGAGTATATTATTGCAGGTATCCGAATGTGCTCATTTTAACTACATCGAATTTAAAAAGTGCCATCGACGTAGCTTTCGTCGATCGTGCTGATTTACAAATTTACGTTGGACCGCCATCGAAACGCGCCATTTATGAGATATTTGTATCGTGTTTGAAAGAATTAATCAGAGTAAGATTATTTATCAGATGTTTTTTACAGTATCGCCGGCCAACGTCATAATGCAATTTTCCGTTACAGGTCAACTTAATCAAGTTGGAAACCGAAATAGATTTTTTATCTGTAGATTGTTTATCTGAATCTGAAGAAAAAAGCGACGTTAATTTTACCGTTAGTCGAGAATTATTCGAAGTAGCTAAGTAAGTTGCATATCAGGCTACTCGgaacattttagaatttattcttcaattttttaaaaatttatatttgctTACAGATCGTGCGATGGATTGAGTGGGAGAATATTACGTAAACTTCCATTTTTAGCATATTCTTCGTATTCGAAATCGGAGAAGAAATCTATAAATAATTACATTCAAGCCTTACAATCTGCCGTTGACCAATATCGTGCGAATAACAAGAGTATCTTCGGTGTACACTGCCAGTAATTGTCACCATTCTTGAACTCGTCAAGTTTTAATACTTCTATGACGTTAATCGTCGTTTTATcgtgttttatcattttttaaaacgcaaaatgttgccttatttattttttcattctcattttaTTATAAATGTAGATTTTAAGTTTTATGTTGCGAGTAAGGTTGGTGTAGTGAACAAGTAGTTTTTAAGTGAAtatattttac contains:
- the pch2 gene encoding pachytene checkpoint protein 2 homolog, with protein sequence MKMKCVVHVEVIQHSNSNVEAKDLECLVDQELQDLGSVRPGQSMTSVQFTSDILKKNIISVKISESSELAHNYNLDPENLTNLSLDKVSLQFHTYRLEEEEIQSEQLNISSDGDNETISAANYCLLPHVSFHGIWENLIYDNNIKENLLDYASTSMIFSQYKVNTNVISWNRVILLYGPPGTGKTSLCKGLAQKLSIRLKKNYKIAEFIEINSHSLFSKYYSESGKLVMQMFSKIKEHLEYGESLVCVLIDEIESLTHARNACMNGAEPSDSIRVVNAILTQLDQIRRYPNVLILTTSNLKSAIDVAFVDRADLQIYVGPPSKRAIYEIFVSCLKELIRVNLIKLETEIDFLSVDCLSESEEKSDVNFTVSRELFEVAKSCDGLSGRILRKLPFLAYSSYSKSEKKSINNYIQALQSAVDQYRANNKSIFGVHCQ